A window of the Paenibacillus woosongensis genome harbors these coding sequences:
- the rhaI gene encoding L-rhamnose isomerase — protein sequence MSDKAYMLFEEQQKLRGIDLEQVKTSLKKLKIETPSWGYGDSGTRFKVFQKVGVPRNPFEKLEDAAIVHRLTGLCPSVAIHIPWDHVDDYGKLRSHAEGLGLSIGAVNPNLFQDDDYMLGSVTNNDPAIRRKAANHLLECVDIAKETGSKDLSLWFADGTNYPGQGDLRKRKHWMLEALAEMYSALTPDMRMLIEYKAFEPAFYHTDIADWGMAYNYALKLGPQAEVLVDTGHHLPGANIEHIVAYLIDEKRLGGFHFNSYKYADDDLIVGSMNPYELFLIFYQIVLAANDADEEVRGTVEKIAFMIDQSHNIEQKIPAMIRSVLNVQTQYAKALLINHEEVAEAAERGDVLGAEDAVRRAFEFDVTPLLHAVREEAGLPVDPMKAYHASGYGAGIMARGKGGASW from the coding sequence ATGTCGGATAAAGCGTATATGTTATTTGAAGAGCAGCAGAAGCTGCGGGGGATCGATCTGGAGCAGGTAAAGACCAGTCTTAAGAAGCTAAAAATCGAAACGCCATCTTGGGGTTACGGGGATTCCGGAACGCGTTTTAAAGTGTTCCAGAAGGTTGGCGTACCGCGAAATCCATTCGAGAAATTGGAAGATGCCGCCATCGTGCACCGCCTCACGGGGCTATGTCCTTCTGTGGCGATCCATATTCCGTGGGATCACGTCGATGATTACGGGAAGCTAAGAAGCCATGCCGAGGGACTTGGACTCTCGATCGGGGCTGTTAACCCGAATCTGTTTCAGGACGACGATTATATGCTGGGCAGCGTCACGAACAACGATCCGGCCATTCGCCGCAAAGCGGCAAATCATTTGCTGGAATGCGTGGATATTGCCAAGGAGACAGGCTCGAAGGATCTGAGCCTGTGGTTTGCGGACGGAACAAATTACCCGGGCCAAGGCGATCTCCGCAAGCGCAAGCATTGGATGCTTGAAGCATTGGCGGAAATGTACAGCGCGCTGACGCCCGATATGCGCATGCTGATCGAATATAAAGCGTTTGAGCCGGCTTTTTACCATACAGATATCGCCGATTGGGGCATGGCTTACAACTATGCCCTCAAGCTGGGGCCGCAGGCCGAAGTTCTGGTTGACACCGGGCATCATTTGCCAGGAGCCAACATCGAGCATATCGTGGCTTATCTGATTGACGAAAAGCGGCTGGGCGGATTCCATTTTAACAGTTATAAATATGCGGACGACGATTTGATCGTCGGTTCGATGAATCCCTATGAATTGTTCCTGATTTTCTACCAAATCGTGCTTGCCGCCAATGATGCGGATGAGGAAGTGCGGGGAACGGTGGAGAAAATCGCATTTATGATCGATCAGTCCCACAACATAGAGCAGAAAATACCGGCCATGATCCGCTCCGTGCTGAATGTGCAGACACAGTATGCCAAGGCGCTGCTCATCAATCACGAAGAGGTCGCGGAAGCGGCTGAGCGGGGTGATGTGCTCGGTGCGGAGGACGCGGTGCGCCGTGCGTTCGAATTCGATGTCACACCCCTGCTGCATGCAGTGCGCGAGGAAGCCGGGCTGCCGGTCGATCCGATGAAGG